One genomic segment of Rhabdothermincola salaria includes these proteins:
- a CDS encoding ABC transporter ATP-binding protein — translation MHQSPHMLMGSDPDRVKGVKLGRRTMRRVLSFARPYTGAIVGFIGVIVVQALLELVPPLLLRRIIDQAIPEGDRSALHLLAALIVGAALTAAALSFVERWYSARIGEGVIYDLRVKLFDHVSAMPIAFFTRTQTGALMSRLNNDVIGAQRAVTTTLGSVVSNVIVLVTTLAAMLALEWRLTLMTLVVLPIFIIPAKRVGRRLSAMTREGFDLNASMNTTMTERFNVSGALLVKLFGHRSRESTEFSSRAGRVRDIGIRSAMYGRTFFIALTLVGAIGTALVYWFGGQLVISGTITLGTMVALAALVARIYAPLTGLSNARVDVMTALVSFDRVFEVLDLPNPITDRDGAVALEAPKGGIEFDHVSFRYPAASQVSLASLEAPGTDLDDQVGVEVLHDVTVSVEPGQLVALVGPSGAGKTTLSSLVPRLYDVTGGAVRIDGHDVRDLTLDSLRDAVGVVSQDPHLFHDTVASNLRYARPDATDAELIGACRAAQIHEVITALPEGYDTVVGERGYRLSGGEKQRLAIARMLVKDPAVVVLDEATSHLDSENESLVQQALATALEGRTALVIAHRLSTIRSADKILVIDRGRLVESGRHEELLAAEGLYAELYRTLVRGDVGDLIV, via the coding sequence ATGCACCAGTCCCCCCACATGCTGATGGGCTCGGACCCCGACCGGGTCAAGGGCGTCAAGCTCGGCCGCCGCACCATGCGCCGGGTCCTCTCGTTCGCCCGGCCCTACACGGGCGCCATCGTCGGGTTCATCGGCGTCATCGTCGTGCAGGCCCTGCTCGAGCTGGTGCCGCCGTTGCTGCTGCGGCGCATCATCGACCAGGCCATCCCCGAGGGCGACCGCAGCGCCCTGCACCTGCTGGCGGCCCTCATCGTCGGAGCCGCCCTCACCGCGGCCGCCTTGTCGTTCGTCGAACGTTGGTACTCGGCCCGCATCGGCGAGGGGGTCATCTACGACCTGCGGGTGAAGCTCTTCGACCACGTGTCGGCCATGCCGATCGCCTTCTTCACCCGCACCCAGACCGGTGCGCTGATGAGTCGACTCAACAACGATGTCATCGGTGCCCAGCGCGCCGTCACCACCACGCTCGGGTCGGTGGTGTCCAACGTCATCGTGCTCGTCACCACGCTGGCGGCCATGTTGGCCCTCGAATGGCGCCTCACGCTGATGACCCTCGTCGTCCTCCCGATCTTCATCATCCCGGCCAAACGGGTCGGCCGGCGCCTCTCGGCCATGACCCGGGAGGGGTTCGACCTCAACGCCTCGATGAACACCACCATGACCGAGCGCTTCAACGTGTCGGGTGCCCTGCTGGTCAAGCTCTTCGGGCATCGCTCGCGCGAGTCGACGGAGTTCTCGTCGCGCGCCGGGAGGGTGCGCGACATCGGCATCCGCAGCGCCATGTACGGGCGCACGTTCTTCATCGCGCTCACGCTCGTGGGGGCCATCGGCACGGCCCTCGTCTACTGGTTCGGCGGCCAACTGGTCATCAGCGGCACCATCACGCTGGGCACCATGGTCGCCCTCGCCGCGTTGGTCGCTCGCATCTACGCCCCGCTCACGGGGCTCTCCAACGCCCGGGTCGACGTGATGACCGCCCTCGTGTCGTTCGACCGGGTCTTCGAGGTGCTCGACCTGCCCAACCCCATCACCGATCGCGACGGGGCGGTGGCCCTCGAGGCCCCCAAGGGAGGCATCGAGTTCGACCACGTCTCGTTCCGGTACCCGGCCGCCAGCCAGGTGTCGTTGGCGTCGCTCGAGGCCCCGGGCACGGACCTCGACGACCAGGTCGGTGTCGAGGTGCTCCACGACGTCACCGTCAGCGTCGAACCGGGCCAGCTGGTCGCCCTGGTGGGCCCCTCGGGCGCGGGCAAGACGACGCTCAGCTCGCTGGTGCCCCGCCTGTACGACGTGACCGGCGGTGCCGTGCGCATCGACGGCCACGACGTTCGCGACCTCACCCTCGACTCGCTGCGCGACGCGGTCGGGGTGGTCAGCCAGGACCCGCACCTCTTCCACGACACGGTGGCCTCCAACCTGCGCTACGCGCGTCCCGACGCCACCGACGCCGAGCTGATCGGCGCCTGCCGGGCGGCCCAGATCCACGAGGTCATCACCGCCCTGCCCGAGGGCTACGACACCGTCGTCGGCGAGCGGGGCTACCGGCTGTCCGGCGGCGAGAAGCAACGCCTCGCCATCGCCCGGATGCTGGTGAAGGACCCAGCGGTGGTGGTGCTCGACGAGGCCACCAGCCACCTCGACAGCGAGAACGAGTCGCTCGTGCAACAGGCGCTGGCCACCGCGCTCGAGGGTCGCACCGCCCTCGTGATCGCCCATCGCCTGTCCACCATCCGCAGCGCCGACAAGATCCTGGTGATCGACCGTGGGCGCCTGGTGGAGTCCGGGCGCCATGAGGAGCTGCTCGCCGCCGAGGGCCTCTACGCCGAGCTGTACCGCACGCTGGTCCGCGGCGACGTCGGCGACCTCATCGTCTGA